The Kluyveromyces lactis strain NRRL Y-1140 chromosome D complete sequence genome has a window encoding:
- the HSF1 gene encoding stress-responsive transcription factor HSF1 (similar to uniprot|P10961 Saccharomyces cerevisiae YGL073W HSF1 Trimeric heat shock transcription factor activates multiple genes in response to hyperthermia recognizes variable heat shock elements), producing the protein MGHNDSVETMDEISNPNNILLPHDGTGLDATGISGSQEPYGMVDVLNPDSLKDDSNVDEPLIEDIVNPSLDPEGVVSAEPSNEVGTPLLQQPISLDHVITRPASAGGVYSIGNSSTSSAAKLSDGDLTNATDPLLNNAHGHGQPSSESQSHSNGYHKQGQSQQPLLSLNKRKLLAKAHVDKHHSKKKLSTTRARPAFVNKLWSMVNDKSNEKFIHWSTSGESIVVPNRERFVQEVLPKYFKHSNFASFVRQLNMYGWHKVQDVKSGSMLSNNDSRWEFENENFKRGKEYLLENIVRQKSNTNILGGTTNAEVDIHILLNELETVKYNQLAIAEDLKRITKDNEMLWKENMMARERHQSQQQVLEKLLRFLSSVFGPNSAKTIGNGFQPDLIHELSDMQVNHMSNNNHNNTGNINPNAYHNETDDPMANVFGPLTPTDQGKVPLQDYKLRPRLLLKNRSMSSSSSSNLNQRQSPQNRIVGQSPPPQQQQQQQQQQGQPQGQQFSYPIQGGNQMMNQLGSPIGTQVGSPVGSQYGNQYGNQYSNQFGNQLQQQTSRPALHHGSNGEIRELTPSIVSSDSPDPAFFQDLQNNIDKQEESIQEIQDWITKLNPGPGEDGNTPIFPELNMPSYFANTGGSGQSEQPSDYGDSQIEELRNSRLHEPDRSFEEKNNGQKRRRAA; encoded by the coding sequence ATGGGTCATAACGACAGTGTTGAAACCATGGATGAGATTTCGAACCCTAACAATATTCTGTTACCACATGACGGTACGGGACTAGATGCTACTGGAATTTCGGGTAGCCAAGAACCGTATGGCATGGTCGATGTGCTGAATCCAGACTCTTTGAAGGATGATTCTAACGTTGATGAGCCATTAATCGAAGATATTGTCAACCCGTCCCTTGATCCAGAAGGTGTTGTCTCCGCTGAACCATCAAACGAGGTCGGCACACCTTTATTACAGCAGCCTATTAGTCTTGACCATGTGATTACCAGACCTGCTTCTGCCGGCGGGGTTTATAGTATAGGAAACAGCTCTACGAGCTCAGCTGCTAAATTGAGTGATGGGGATTTGACTAATGCCACGGATCCTTTGTTGAACAATGCACACGGTCATGGTCAGCCATCAAGCGAATCCCAAAGCCATAGTAATGGATATCATAAACAGGGACAGTCTCAGCAACCTCTGTTATCTCTGAACAAGAGGAAGTTGCTTGCGAAGGCTCACGTCGATAAGCATCACAGTAAGAAAAAGCTAAGCACAACCAGAGCAAGACCTGCGTTTGTAAACAAGTTATGGAGTATGGTCAATGACAAGAGCAATGAGAAATTTATCCACTGGTCTACTAGCGGTGAGTCCATTGTTGTCCCGAACAGAGAACGCTTTGTTCAAGAGGTTTTACctaaatatttcaaacaCTCTAACTTTGCCAGTTTCGTGCGTCAACTAAACATGTATGGGTGGCACAAAGTTCAAGATGTGAAGAGCGGTAGTATGTTGAGCAATAATGATAGCAGATGGGAATTTGAGAACGAAAACTTCAAGAGAGGTAAGGAGTATTTGCTTGAGAATATTGTTAGACAAAAATCAAACACCAACATCCTTGGTGGAACCACTAATGCGGAGGTTGACATTCACATTCTATTGAATGAGTTGGAAACCGTCAAGTACAATCAGCTGGCCATTGctgaagatttgaagaggATAACTAAAGATAATGAAATGTTATGGAAGGAGAATATGATGGCCAGAGAAAGACACCAATCACAACAACAAGTTCTAGAAAAACTCCTAAGGTTTTTGTCCAGTGTTTTCGGACCAAACTCTGCAAAGACCATTGGCAATGGGTTCCAACCTGATTTGATCCATGAACTCAGTGACATGCAAGTGAACCACATgagcaacaacaaccaTAACAATACCGGAAATATAAACCCCAACGCATACCATAACGAAACTGACGACCCAATGGCCAACGTATTCGGTCCATTAACCCCAACAGACCAGGGCAAAGTCCCCTTACAGGATTACAAACTAAGACCAAGGCTATTGTTAAAGAACAGATCTATGTCGAGCTCATCTTCGTCTAATCTCAATCAAAGGCAGTCGCCACAAAATAGGATTGTCGGACAATCACCTCCACcacagcagcaacaacaacaacaacaacaacaaggACAACCACAAGGACAACAATTCTCGTATCCAATCCAGGGTGGAAATCAAATGATGAACCAACTGGGGAGCCCTATTGGAACTCAAGTTGGAAGTCCAGTTGGAAGTCAATACGGTAACCAGTATGGAAACCAATACAGTAACCAATTCGGCAATCAGTTACAGCAGCAAACTTCACGTCCAGCGTTGCACCATGGTAGTAACGGAGAAATTAGAGAACTTACGCCTAGTATCGTCAGCTCTGATTCGCCTGATCCGGCGTTTTTCCAAGATTTACAAAATAATATCGACAAACAAGAGGAATCTATCCAAGAGATTCAAGACTGGATTACTAAGCTCAACCCCGGTCCTGGAGAGGACGGAAACACTCCTATTTTCCCAGAGCTGAACATGCCTTCCTATTTCGCCAACACAGGCGGCTCGGGGCAATCCGAACAACCTTCTGATTATGGCGACTCACAAATTGAAGAGCTTCGGAATTCACGTCTGCATGAGCCAGATCGCAGTTTCgaggaaaaaaacaacggccaaaagagaagaagagctgCTTGA
- a CDS encoding uncharacterized protein (no similarity) yields the protein MADWAVNLITLIDKEGLSLKKWKVEKAIRSRIYICGLQVIVQLTKDLIGP from the coding sequence ATGGCTGACTGGGCAGTAAATTTGATCACCTTGATTGATAAAGAAGGTCTGtcgttgaagaaatggaaagtGGAAAAAGCCATTAGAAGTAGAATTTATATCTGTGGACTGCAAGTTATTGTGCAATTGACCAAAGACCTGATAGGACCGTAA
- a CDS encoding FAD-binding oxidoreductase (similar to uniprot|P32891 Saccharomyces cerevisiae YDL174C DLD1 D-lactate dehydrogenase oxidizes D-lactate to pyruvate transcription is heme-dependent repressed by glucose and derepressed in ethanol or lactate located in the mitochondrial inner membrane), protein MFRSCNRINFRFVSNSSQNVKKYKVSTGIGVALVSAGFLAGYVGSSITIAQNVPQFLFPSGSKTSLQDLRSPEYLDPRFALDKFKSRLLLIVQEQDLSFKKGDLDDHSFNNYTLHKPKDNERPYVIVYPRDTEHISQIMKLCYEFGVPVIPFAGGTSIEGQFISTRNINSDKECICEHQDTVTVMLDFNKYMNKVIQVNADDLDCIVQPGVIAKELNDEYLDKLGLMFGPDGAPGCEIGGQIGTSCSGTNAYRYGTMKENVVNVTAVMADGTIIKTRQRPKKSSNGYNLTGLFIGSEGTLGVVTEATVKLHVKPIHETISIVSFQDLNQATQLVQLLTKKGILGINAIELLDANMMKAINFSGQTSRSWKEQPTLLFKLGSHNKAILNEVINDIKKLSQETNCTSCEFAKTPEQQEELWSARKSIFWSSIDYGRHLFGPDVKIWSTDIAVPVSKLSTVIDDSLKEVTDAGLYGTVVGHVGDGNFHCLVMYNIQDEQKALEVIDNMTIRAIANEGTCSGEHGIGTSKRKFLTMELGQDTISVMRRIKMALDPARILNPDKLFKIDPADKKD, encoded by the coding sequence ATGTTCAGAAGCTGCAATAGGATAAACTTTAGGTTTGTATCTAACAGTTCACAAAATGTTAAAAAGTATAAAGTCAGTACAGGCATCGGCGTTGCCTTAGTCTCTGCCGGGTTTTTGGCAGGCTATGTTGGCAGCTCAATTACAATTGCACAGAACGTTCCTCAGTTCTTGTTCCCATCAGGATCCAAGACTTCGTTGCAGGACCTACGTTCACCAGAGTATTTAGACCCCAGGTTCGCTCTGGATAAGTTCAAGAGTCGTCTTCTCCTGATTGTCCAGGAGCAAGATCTGTCATTTAAAAAGGGCGATCTTGATGATCATTCTTTTAACAATTACACCTTGCATAAACCAAAGGATAACGAAAGGCCCTACGTAATAGTGTATCCTCGTGATACAGAGCACATTTCCCAAATTATGAAACTCTGTTATGAGTTTGGCGTTCCAGTGATTCCTTTTGCTGGGGGAACTTCCATAGAAGGTCAATTTATCTCCACAAGAAATATTAATTCGGATAAAGAATGTATCTGCGAACATCAGGATACGGTAACGGTAATGCTTGATTTTAATAAGTATATGAATAAAGTGATTCAAGTGAATGCAGATGATTTGGACTGTATTGTTCAACCTGGAGTTATAGccaaagaattgaatgatgaGTATTTGGACAAATTGGGACTTATGTTCGGTCCAGACGGTGCACCGGGATGCGAAATAGGTGGACAAATAGGTACCTCTTGTTCCGGTACCAATGCATACAGGTATGGTACAATGAAGGAGAATGTGGTTAATGTGACCGCAGTTATGGCAGACGGTACCATAATCAAGACTAGACAAAGGCccaagaaatcatcaaatggTTACAACCTTACGGGACTTTTCATTGGATCAGAGGGTACATTAGGCGTTGTCACTGAAGCCACCGTTAAACTTCACGTGAAACCAATTCATGAgacaatttcaattgttaGCTTCCAGGACCTCAACCAAGCCACCCAATTGGTACAGTTGCTGACTAAGAAAGGTATTCTTGGCATCAACGCTATAGAGTTACTTGATGCGAATATGATGAAAGCTATTAATTTCAGCGGCCAAACATCACGGTCATGGAAGGAACAACCAACGTTACTATTTAAACTCGGTTCACACAACAAAGCCATCTTAAATGAGGTCATTAACGAcatcaagaaattatcaCAAGAGACCAATTGTACATCTTGCGAATTTGCAAAGACACCAGAGCAACAAGAAGAGCTCTGGTCTGCAAGAAAATCTATATTTTGGTCATCTATAGATTACGGAAGGCACTTGTTCGGGCCGGATGTCAAGATTTGGTCTACAGATATTGCTGTACCGGTTTCGAAATTATCTACTGTTATTGACGACTCGTTAAAGGAGGTTACAGATGCTGGCTTATATGGCACAGTTGTAGGACATGTAGGTGATGGTAACTTTCACTGCCTTGTCATGTACAATATTCAGGATGAACAAAAGGCTTTAGAAGTCATAGACAACATGACCATCAGAGCCATCGCAAACGAAGGAACATGCAGCGGAGAACACGGAATTGGCacttcgaaaagaaaattccTAACCATGGAACTAGGACAAGATACTATTTCCGTGATGAGAAGAATTAAGATGGCCCTCGACCCAGCACGAATCTTAAACCCTGATAAATTATTTAAGATAGATCCTGCAGATAAAAAGGATTAG
- the MPS2 gene encoding Mps2p (weakly similar to uniprot|P53159 Saccharomyces cerevisiae YGL075C MPS2 Essential membrane protein localized at the nuclear envelope and spindle pole body (SPB) required for insertion of the newly duplicated SPB into the nuclear envelope potentially phosphorylated by Cdc28p) has product MTKQISKSTQYKPSKSTLVSAKLFSMNRTESTRLLDRAWSVLESGSDGYVYAKDIPEIISFIDRELPSKLTTQSNDKVIESWVNNDPMKTLSKEQFLEAFSMLVGTSFDTAVQIAMQSDILTPTRRGASLFGSYRRSSNDLEQVLPAEQIKALKRELQEWKDKYTFLEHEFQFFLSQEKKNPEVIDNTKHEFIISELNRKLREQDEAIEDLKSQLDYGLVPELKDKTNWIKALQRKAYNYLLPKILICLLLLLLYYCLAAKILFTKSSSTDDVPSFIRQQSWWERNKILSRIQWYFKDRIENNVVRNSSEVIQNYNSVFGIH; this is encoded by the coding sequence ATGACCAAACAAATCAGTAAGTCAACACAATACAAACCCTCGAAATCAACATTAGTGAGCGCTAAACTTTTTTCCATGAACCGTACGGAGAGCACCAGGTTATTAGATCGTGCCTGGTCAGTTTTAGAATCAGGTAGCGATGGATATGTGTATGCGAAGGATATCCCGGagataatttctttcattgACAGAGAATTGCCATCGAAGTTGACCACCCAATCCAATGACAAGGTGATAGAATCATGGGTCAATAACGATCCAATGAAAACGTTGTCGAAAGAACAGTTTTTAGAGGCTTTTTCGATGCTCGTTGGAACCTCTTTCGACACAGCGGTGCAAATTGCGATGCAATCTGATATTCTTACACCAACAAGACGCGGGGCATCATTGTTTGGTAGTTATAGAAGATCTTCCAATGATTTAGAGCAAGTGTTACCAGCTGAACAAATTAAAGCGTTGAAGCGGGAGCTGCAGGAATGGAAGGATAAGTATACCTTTTTGGAACATGAATTCCAGTTCTTTTTGTcacaagagaagaaaaatcCAGAAGTAATTGATAATACTAAACATGAGTTCATTATAAGCGAGTTGAATAGGAAGTTAAGAGAGCAAGATGAAGCGATAGAAGATCTCAAGAGTCAGTTGGACTATGGACTTGTTCCTGAACTTAAAGATAAAACTAACTGGATAAAAGCTTTACAGCGAAAGGCATATAATTATCTTTTGCCTAAAATACTCATATGTCTACTATTGTTACTATTATACTACTGCCTCGCAGCAAAAATATTATTCACAAAATCTTCCAGCACAGATGATGTTCCCTCGTTTATAAGACAGCAATCATGGTGGGAGAGGAATAAGATTTTGAGTAGGATCCAATGGTATTTTAAAGATAGAATAGAGAATAACGTTGTCAGAAACTCATCTGAGGTGATACAAAATTACAATTCAGTGTTCGGAATACACTAA
- a CDS encoding Smr domain-containing protein (similar to uniprot|Q08954 Saccharomyces cerevisiae YPL199C Hypothetical ORF), translated as MSYVAERGALLSTEKDYNHATDKEYQRLRGLADQAYKERQKLSQQSQSSFKTGDKSKAHELSEAAKKKLKEAEDYNLQAAEYVFVANNADSSSNEIDLHGLYVKEAKWILQRRVAAAVKNGESELQVIVGKGLHSSNGVAKLKPAIQELCDEANLNDHVDSKNTGVVIIDLTGARIPVSWDTTDFSTYSQSQANKPSKPQQAYQGQQQPQYQPYAQQQQHQQQQSSGSSSLVDQLLRMLCQCVKNNM; from the coding sequence ATGAGCTACGTGGCAGAGAGGGGCGCTCTTCTTTCTACAGAGAAGGATTATAATCATGCCACTGATAAAGAGTACCAAAGATTAAGAGGTTTAGCTGACCAGGCATACAAGGAAAGACAGAAATTATCACAACAATCACAAAGCAGTTTTAAGACCGGTGATAAGTCAAAGGCTCACGAATTAAGTGAAGCAGCCAAAAAGAAGCTGAAAGAAGCTGAAGACTACAATTTACAGGCGGCTGAATACGTCTTTGTTGCCAATAACGCTGACAGTTCTTccaatgaaattgatttaCATGGGTTGTATGTAAAGGAAGCAAAATGGATTCTTCAACGAAGGGTAGCGGCAGCGGTCAAGAATGGGGAAAGTGAATTGCAAGTTATCGTTGGAAAAGGATTGCACTCCTCCAATGGGGTAGCTAAATTGAAGCCTGCCATTCAAGAACTTTGTGACGAAGCTAATTTGAATGACCACGTTGACTCCAAAAATACTGGTGTCGTTATTATTGACTTGACAGGTGCAAGAATCCCAGTTTCTTGGGATACTACTGATTTTTCCACGTACTCTCAATCCCAAGCCAACAAACCTAGTAAACCGCAGCAGGCTTACCAAGGCCAACAACAACCACAATACCAGCCATACGcgcaacagcaacagcatCAGCAGCAACAATCATCCGGAAGCTCTTCTTTGGTCGACCAATTGTTGCGTATGCTCTGCCAGTGTGTCAAGAACAACATGTAG
- a CDS encoding 60S ribosomal protein uL30 (highly similar to uniprot|P05737 Saccharomyces cerevisiae YGL076C RPL7A and to uniprot|Q12213 Saccharomyces cerevisiae YPL198W RPL7B Proteins component of the large (60S) ribosomal subunit), whose amino-acid sequence MSASKVLVPESQVKKAKAQQKTAEQVAAERVARKAEKRAAILERNAAYQKEYETAERAVIDAKREAKANSSYYVSAEAKLVFVVRIKGINKIPPKPRKVLQLLRLNQINSGTFVKVTKATSELLKLIEPYVAYGYPSYSTVRQLVYKRGYGKINKQRIPLSDNSIVEANLGNYGILSVDDLIHEIVTVGPHFKQANNFLWPFKLSNPSGGWGVPRKFKHFIQGGSFGNREEFINKLVKSMN is encoded by the exons ATGAGTGCTAG CAAGGTTTTAGTTCCAGAATCCCAAGTCAAGAAGGCTAAGGCCCAACAAAAGACCGCTGAACAAGTTGCCGCTGAAAGAGTCGCTCGTAAGGCC GAAAAGAGAGCTGCcattttggaaagaaatgcTGCTTACCAAAAGGAATACGAAACCGCTGAAAGAGCTGTTATCGATGCCAAGAGAGAGGCCAAGGCCAACTCCTCTTACTACGTTTCAGCTGAAGCCAAGTTGGTCTTCGTTGTTAGAATCAAGGGTATCAACAAGATCCCACCAAAGCCAAGAAAGGTTTTACAATTGTTGAGATTGAACCAAATCAACTCCGGTACCTTTGTCAAGGTCACCAAGGCTACTTCtgaattgttgaagttgattGAACCATACGTTGCTTACGGTTACCCATCTTACTCTACTGTTAGACAATTGGTCTACAAGAGAGGTTACGGTAAGATCAACAAGCAAAGAATTCCTTTGTCTGACAACTCTATTGTCGAAGCTAACTTGGGTAATTACGGTATCCTATCTGTTGACGATTTGATCCACGAAATCGTTACTGTCGGTCCTCACTTCAAGCAAGCCAACAACTTCTTGTGGCCATTCAAGTTGTCCAACCCATCCGGTGGTTGGGGTGTTCCAAGAAAGTTCAAGCACTTCATCCAAGGTGGTTCTTTCGGTAACCGTGaagaattcatcaacaaattgGTCAAGTCCATGAACTAA